The following nucleotide sequence is from Anopheles stephensi strain Indian chromosome 3, UCI_ANSTEP_V1.0, whole genome shotgun sequence.
AAACAGTTGTACTTTAATAACGTAGCTAAAACTCGTTCTCATAGGAGCAGGTAGTGTTATAAAATAACTATTACAAAATGGCATTGAACGGTGGCGGCGTTTGCTACCGAAAGCACGCGCGCgctcacgtgtgtgtgtgtgtctctgtacTAATGGTGCTTTTTCTCCCTAGATAAACAAATGGCGCGAATTTCGTACATCGCGGTTGTTCTTTTTGGACACGTGCAAGGAAGCATATAATTTAGGCATTGATAACAGACGGGAGGAGGAGTAGAAATTTAAACCTTGCGTAAAGCGTTGAGATGGTGAGAAGGTGGAGCATATTGGCATCACGCGTGTGCAGTGCATGGATTAGGCAAAATTCCCATTCAAATTGTGTTCCCATGCTTGTACTACGTGCGTAGTGTGCGCGTTGTTGTTATGCTACCGTTTAAGTAGTTGTGGAAAAATAGTGTGAACACATCGATAACCGCCACCGACCGAGGATTAGTTTGATTGTGAACTAAACCTTGCAtgaaacagaagaaaactatacacacacatgtacacacCTACATGGATAGCGATGGTGTTATACGTAACGCAGCAGGACCCAGGACCAGACGTGGCGAGCAAACACAAGACAACTAAACTAGTCACCGGCATAATAGTATCGAATTGTTTATTCACCGTTGAGAGCATGTTAGCCAATTCTTTAATCCTTACCACCCGCGTTAAGCGTAGCCAAACGTTTTTACCACACAAAACAGATTTCTCGACCAGCAATCCGAGGGTGAAAACCCTGGAACCGGAAATTGATTTGAATGTTGCTCCAAGTGAACAAGTGAACGATTGAAGTGTACAGTGCTCTATCCTGCTCTAACAAACAAGCGTAAATCTTTGATTTATGCACAATTTCCCGCTCCCGCATTATGTTGTACATTTTATGAGTTATTTCACAACGACAGATCGCGGTGGTATCGCGTACAAAAAATAGCgtgtaaaaatagaaaaggGGGTAACCACACATTCAACTGCTGCTGGGTCAGAGTGAAAGTCAAAccaaaaattaatcaaacacTACAGAAGATAGATAAAATGGTAGGGaaacacaggaaaaaaaaattgcatccaCAGTCGTCGGACACGTGGTAGCATTACAAAGTACCGACACGGACCGAAGGGGGTGCGTTGAAAGCGATACTGGCTCTCGAGGAAGAAGGTTAGAGAAAACAGTACTAGAGTAAAGCGAACACTCACTCcccccacacatacacacacacatacacaacacccacgtacacatacacacacatatatgcAAGTGGAATGAAAAGTTGACGAAGGGCAGAATAACAATATACATTTactatatatttatatatatacattttttccagaaaagtaatgaaaaatatttaataaagtAATAACGAAAACATTGAATAATAATTCACTAGATGTTCagttaaaaatgaaacatgtGATGTAAtgtttgagagagagagggaggcgTTTGTTGAAAAGTACATTCGAACTCGATCGACTCGATCGCAAGCTGCTACCGAGATCATTATGCGCCCTTCAGCGACGCACGTAATGTAATGTGATCCTCATCGGTAATACTGGGTTTGGCACCCTGCACTGCGGCTTACAGTGCTGCGGTTAGATTCAATTTACTTCAATTACATGCCAGGTCGTAATAGTCAAATAGAGTAACCCCGCGCTAATAATGTATGACCTTACAAGCGCCAGCGCGGTCTAGGTTGGAACCCATCCTACTTCAGTGATACTCCCATCGGAGTTCCTCACCAACGACACCTAAGTATGCTAAGCTTCTGCAGCAGGCCAGCGATAACGCCCAAAGCAATGGTTATAGATAGCATCAGCTAAGTAACATTGCAAGTAAAGCCGAACGAATTCTAAAATCAATGGATTTGCATGGGATTGCAGTTCAcataaattgtttttaatgaaccgattttttcttctgtgctcTTTACCACAGAGCTGCAGTATTCGTCGAGTCGAGAGATAAGGTACGAGCGCATAAAGTTGGATTCCACTTTGTAAATaaacttaaaataaattagCCTTTGCGTATATCTCCGCAACTGTTGCATAATTTGGCTGTAAAAGTTTGAATTTCCCATGTAAAGTGTAAAATAAAGCATTGTCTTTTGAATTTCATCCTAGTCAGGGTTGTCAGACCACCCAAAGGAATTGTCCCAGAGCGCTTCCGCCTTAAACAAACTAAGAGGTCAAGATGTGATTTATTGAAATGAATGTCCGATTTATgcgataaaaatatatttccttACCTTCTCTGTGCTTttaagtagttttttttttgttcacaacCAAATCGGAAATAACGTCTACACATCCACATCTGTTCCCTAGCCACCTTGAACAGTTTGGGCACAGCTCGCATGCAATCACCTTGTGCCAAGATGACGCTGTCATCAGTCGTTCGAGTTttcattttgtgtttttgcgaggaaaaaaaccaggagaaagaaacagaacagaaataAATAGTGTCGAGCGATGAAAACGCACTTGGCTTAGTGCAAgaacgaaaaaagcaaaacgccTGCAGATTGTGTttgtggtgttgttggtgtAATGCGGTTCATTAATTGCTAGGTGCGAGAAGCTCCATCCCGCTGGTGCATTTGTGCAATCCCACGCAGCAAGGGCACGCAAGTGAGCTTCTTGCATCGCGTGCGAGGTGGCATTTCCTCGGGTGGTCCTCGGGTCACCTCGTCCGTGTGTCCGTCGGTCGCGTAGGTTGCAACGGAAAGCAAACGGAAGGGACGTAGGAACCTGCAAGGACAGAAAAAGGCACCACCACTTCCGTCGGGTGCCCATCAGTGTTGGGGGCCGTACGTTGTGCTACGGCTGGTCATTAGCGCCGTACGTCGTTGCTTTGCGTCGATATGAGTGCACGAGAGGCGACCACCGAATGGGAAGAATTGCACAATTGATTTTTCTTAACCACGAACGACCGAAGGGCTGTCACCCGCAGAACGCCAGGGTGTGAAgcttaaaaacaaacattacgAACACCAGTGGAAGGAACGTTTGCagaaagtaacaaaaaaggaagcaaaaaaaaaggttggcGAGCGAGTGCATCATGGAGGATAAACTGTTTACGAGCGTGGAGGAGGAGTGCCTGTACTGGAAGGAGCGATGCCTGAAGGTGTCGCAGGAGCGGGACGATGCGCAGCGGGAGTTTGATgacttcaccaccgagtcaCGGCAGCTGGAGGCTGAGCTAGAAATGACGGTCGAGCAGCAGGAGAAGAAAATTCGCGATCTGAACCAGCTGGTGAATCAGCTGCACGGGGAGAACGAATCCTACAAGCGGAAGATGCAGTACacggaaaacgaaacaaacaaaatcgatGCGGACTTTCGGCAGATAGCTAAGGAAAATGAGAAGCTAAAGGTAAGTGTTCTGCTCGGTAACCGGTTCTGTTCGGTATGAATTTTCACCCGCAGGATTGTCCCATTTTTAGGTGTACATTCGTGAACTGGAGCAGAAAAATGACGATCTCGAACGAGCAAATCGAGTAGCCAGTGAAAGTGTCGCAGAATTTGAATCGATGCTAAACCAAGCGTACGAGAAAAACGCCCTGCTGGAGCTCGAGGTGGACGAGAAGGAGCGCATGCAAATTAAGCTGCAGCGATTAATGGACGAGGCCCGTGATTTGAAGCAAGAGCTAAAAGTTCGTACCCTAAAACCGGACGAGCATGGTGAAAAGTTGGAAGAAGGCGAGTTGACCGAGGTGAACGGGGATGATCGAAACAAATCGCTGGATCCATCCAACGAAAGCACatcaacggcagcagcaacagcagcaacaacaaccttCGCTACCGCCGTAACGGCCGGGATCGGTGGTGTGAATAGTGTTTGCCTTGACGGTGGAACAGCTCCGGAAGAAGCGTCATTAACAGGTTCTAAGCTGGAGACGCTGAATAACAATCTTAACACCAGTAAGCAGCGCAGTTCTTTGGTAAAGCTATCGGCAAGCAAACTGAACGATTTTGGACGTGAAACGGCCAATGAGCAGGATTCTACCAAGACACTGGATGGGATCGTGGCGGACGGTGTGAAGGCGGCACTGCTGTCGCCTGGTAGTCAGCTGATAATCGAGCGCAATGGAAACAACGCACCACCTTCAACGGCGCTTATCCCTGGCGGTGGGCTGGGTGGGCTGAATGCTCCCATGGCACCAAGCGACCGTGTTTCGACGCTCAACATCGTGGCGGATCTGCTCCGGCGGCTAGACAACATGGAAGCCAAGTTGAAGGCGTGGAAAATCCGCAAACCCACGTCACGGACAGGGCCCGGTAGTGCAGGGGCCGGTACGCTCGGTAGCAACCGGTCATCGCTACACACCAGCCACACTATCTCGAATCTGCACCACAGCAGTAATCACCaaaaccaccagcagcagcagcaacaccatcaccataGCAACCATCATTACCAAAGCCAGTCGCAACcgcatcaccaccacaccgACAGCAACCTTTCGCTCAATTCGCTTGGTTCAGGCGATGGTACGTTGCTGCTAACATCTCCCGCCAACTGCTGCGGCactggcagcggcagcagtagcaacgtGCAACTACACTCCTACCAGCCGAGCACCATCACGATCGGTACGCAGACGTCTCAGCATCTGCCCGCGTCGGCCTTGACCAGCAAAACGGAACTGTTGCGTACGAATAAGTAAGGTGCTGGCTGGGCATAGATACTACTATACCGAACACAAAACCGCCGGACGGAGGTTGTGTTTGCACACCaacactctctcacacacacagagaaacacaaaacaaggACAAAGGAAGCGCGTCAAACTAACGATGGTTCTGCACAGGGATCGGATGAAAATGCTAGGTAAATAATAggagaaaaagtgatttaatttaaactttccgttttttttcttgttctatTATGCCACCACGTCCATCAGAGatagcgagagcgagagagagagagagtttagTTTTGTATTAGTATATTTACTACTACTCTGTATGTAATTTGGTTTTTAATCGTAATCGTAATCGTGGTTCCGTTTTAACAGTAATTCCTTCATCGGTTGTACATATAAGCCGTAGCGTATGATGAAGAGATGGAAACCGGTGTGCAAACAAACACGAGGAATCAAATGCCAACCCCCCTCTCTCTGCCTGGTGTGGGACGATGTTTGTAATGtattaatttgtatttttcctCCGTTTTCATTAGCATTATCTATTTAtgatattcttttttttttttggaagctGCTACCACCGGTTCGTTCTGtgcagtgagtgtgtgtcgtTTTCCTTTATCTATGGAACTCGCGCTGTAAAGCTTTCGCAGAGCACACACTATTTTTGCTAGACATACAATTCGCTCTTGGAATCGTTGATCGTTTTCAAATTGGTGGTAAAACATCGAACTGCATTAGGTTATTGATTTGGATGCTACTGTGCAACTTCGAACGGATGCACCACTGCGCTTATTTTGCTACAACCCGAACGAACGCGTAAAACGGGGTACGTTCGTACGCATTCAATTGCACTGCTTATAGCGATAGCAATATACTCGTTTAGTAAAACGCTCCCGACAGCCTTCTTCTAAATTCTAAAATGGAAGCAATTGGAAGCTTTCTACCGTTTAAAAACATGATTACGAAAAGTTTTGTAAATTGATTGTGCGTCCCACTCACGAAATATTTCCTACTGTTAATCTGCATAGGTTGCCTCACGTACGCTTACAGATATTTAAGAAggatgaacaaaaaaacgagaaaagaGTCGGTTTGCTTTATACACCCTATATAGATCGTACTACTGCGGCCACTAGTAGCAGAAAGGGCGCCGAGCGGAGCAATACATGTATAACCGTGCCCACCTTCACCTTCAGTCTGGGTAGAAGACTTTAGCAAACATGAACAACCAAAATTGGCCATCTACCTTACCACGGCCAATCCGACCACCTGCGTAACACACCCCAGTTACGTGTTGTGACAAATGTTATAAGGGGTAAGGAAAGCAGAAACTGCATTCTGTATGCAATTATTGCACCATAAAAAAACCAGCGAGCAAGAAAGTGCAGCGTCAATGTACAAACGTGATTCGAAGAATTGGGATAGAGCTTGAGTGATTGAAACTGGGCGGCAATAAATGGctaacaaaagcaaaacggcATAATAGTATGTatgtacaacacacacacacacaatgataACGGAGCAATGCAGCAAACTACCATAAAGCTAGCAGTGAAAGTGATCAAGACTAACGCATAATAAAGGCTATATTTATTCAAATGAATAACAATAGTAAAAGAAAGCAAAGCCTTTGGAAGATTCATATTGATTTATTGCTATCGTGCTGTGTAGAATTTCCCACGCTGCTCCATCAAAAATGCAATGCAGAAGGAGCAAGACCATCGATAAGGACATATGCAGACAGGCAGTGACCATCTCATTCAGTTGTTGCAGTAAGGTCGGTGCGCTGGTTAGTTCTTGACGGTATGCTATGATTCCCATGGACACAAAACATTATCCTACTGAGCAATGGCTTTACTTGTAGGGCTATATGAAGGAGACCGTATGCTTCCATCTCACCGTTATACGTCGAGTAAGTTTCGTCGATCAAAACACAGCAATTACCATCATCGCCAATTGCTTTATTAAAACACTTTATTAAGAATTAATCAAAAATTGACAAATGAGATGTGCGACAGCCGCAACAAGATTGTTTTAGGGATTGGGTGCCTGTTCGGTGTcctgtggatgatgatgaaaccCGGGAACGTAGTAAAATGAAGAATACtatacttctttttttacgttgtGTATATCTCAATCGGTATGCTTAGCTACTGGGTGTACTGTCCGGATGTAACCAACGTTTTGTTTAACAAACATCTTGACAAACCAGTGGATCGAACACTGgaaatgttttgttaatttaaCACCAAAAAGAggatttgaaattgaaaactcTTTGGAAAATAGGACACGACTATTGGATCCGGCCACATGGTGTTACATGCGACACACTTCCAGTTTATCGATCGAGTTATATCGTGCTGACGGACCCTTCCAAAATGTACACCCTGTATATGTAGTTCAAAACATTCCTTCACCAACAACTGTCTTTCGGTAGGTGGAATTCTTTTTTCTAGGCTGGGAAAAGCAGAAACTGCAGACTGATTTGGTAGTAAAGGAAGCGGGACGACGAGCGCTTCATAAGCGCATCCTTTGGTTAGTGAATGTATCCAGTAGCGTGTGGATTCCTTTAGACGACGACAGCACCCGCCTCGGAGCGACTGGTGGGCAGGTCCGGGCATACTTTCCACTGGTCCGTGATGGGATCGTAACATTCGAACGATGCAATAGTAATCTGCGCACGGTAGAAGTTGATTTCGCACGGTTGATCACCGCCAGCTACGTACAGCAAACCGTCGGCCGCGGCCACAGCCGGACTGGAGCGCCTCACCGTCATCGGCGATACCATGGACCATTTGTCCTCGTCGAAGCTGTACCGCTCAACAGTGCGCAAAATCTCTTGCTGACTGCTGTTGCCACCGACCACGTAAAGATGCCGATCCAGGATGGCGACCCCCATCTGGCACCGTGCTGTTTGCATACACGCGAgctttgtccattcgtttgtAACTGGGTTGTAACTGCACCAAGTAGACGGAGGGGGGGAAAGGATGTTAGTTGATGGGTTGGCTAATTGCCATGGTTACGCGATGCTTACCTAATCAAATCAGTTAGATACCGCGAGTGAGTATTACAGCCACCGACAATGTAAATCAATCCTGCGTGTAAATCAAACAGTCTGTTTAGTGGGTTATAAATTGCAGAAGAATTCTGCATCGATCGCCTTACCTTCAAAGCTCACGACGCCCATGCTAAATTTCGGTTCCGGCAGGTCGCCCACCATGCGCCAAGCGTTCTTCATCGGATCGTAACATTCAATCGAACCTCCAATATCCTCTCCGATCCAGCCGCCCATCGCGTACAGTGTGCCGCCGAGCGTACACAGGCCAAATTCGCAACGCGGCACATTCATCGGTGCCATCGGTTCCCAGTTATTGTTCTGTGTATCGTAAACCTCCCCGTTCGCCAGGATCTGACTGCCGCGTTCTCCGCCAATCACATAGATTTTTCCACCCAGTGCTGCCACGCCGGGCAGTATACGCCCAATCTCCATCGGAGCCGACTCAATCCACTCGCGGCGAAAGATGTCATACTTTATGACCGACTCGAAGATCCAATCCGTGGGCGTCCAGCCGGCCGACTGTTCGCGCCTGGAACCGCCGATCACGTAGATGCTTTTCTTCGCACAAACGCGCGGACACACGCGCAACGGCACCAGCTGTCCGCGGCGCGATGTCAGGTCTTTGCGCACCGAACGCAGTGCAATCTTCAGCGACACATCCCGACACTCGGCGATGGCCTGATCGATCAACCCGACTGGCACCAGGGCGATGCGAACGTGCGAAAGGATCTCAAATACGTACTGGCGCCTCGGTACCACATCGTGGCGTATCCAGCGCAGGGCGGCATTAAACACCTGGTACTCGCTGTCAACCCGTAGCGCCTCGGAAGCGATCACCTTCACCAGCAGCGTGTACGGAATGTCGAGCAGTTCGTCCTCAAGCGCCACCTTCGGGAAGTTGCTGTGGACAAAGTTGGCCGCCACCTCGGCCAGCTGGCGGCAGTTGTGCGCTTCCGCGAACCTCAGTATGCCTAGCGCGTTCGATGAGTGCAACTCCCGGCAGAGATACTCGCAGCATCCGTCCACTACCTCCGGCACCTGCAACATGTCGGCTGCGGCCAGCAGCTCCTGCACGTTGCTCTGCGGAAATGGATGGGTGAGCAAAAAGGTGATCTAGCATTCGCTGGAATTCGGCACAACCTACCTGCTCAATTTCGATCTGCCCGGTATAGATAAACTCAACCAGCAGCTCCAGGATGTCGGCCCGTATCGAGTGTAACGTGACGGTCTTCTGTTTGCCTTCGCTCAGTCCCAGTTCGGGCCGGAACATGGCTTCGAAGTATGCGGAACTTGCGCTCAGCACGGCCCGATGGGCGTGGACGGAGGTAGCATCGCCTACCTTGATCTCAACATCACAAAACCGTGAATCGAGCCTCAGTGCGTTCAGATTAAGCAGCATTTTTTGCGCGTAATGTGGACAGCTGAACCGAGGCTTGCCACCGCTACTCCCAGCAGTGCCTGGTACGCCCCCAACTGCCTGGGACAGATCCGTGCCAGGCGAAAGGGGCGATTGCGTTGAAAGGGAACAAATGATGTCTCCGCAATTGTTGCCGTTGCAATTGTTTAGCGGAGGCATGATTAATTCCTATTTTGTTTTCGTATCACTTTTGCAGGATTTGCAATTATTTGCGTTTTTTGTCCTCCTGATGATGGTTCCACTATTTTATCTCTTTACTTCGCACTTgctgcgcgtgtgtgtgtgtgtgtgtgtcggtgtcaATGACGGGTTCACACCTCAGCTAGCTGTTTTTGCTGCGCGGAACACTAGAGACAAATCGTCGTTCACCACTTATTTGGAGCAAAAAGTCTTCGGTTTCACTGCGCTATGCTTCACTGAATGCAGTGTCCACACACAAGCGGACACAGTGCCACAGCAGTAGCGTCTCGTCAACACAATTTCCTCATTCGATGGTCTTCGCGATACGTGCCTTAATTAAAGCGTACATGGTTCGTCCGGAGCTGTGAGTGTGCGATTTCGATGCTCTTATGCTTCCTACGCCCTGCTAGTACGCCCCACACGATTTTGATTCGGTGCGTTCACTGCTTGGTTGCTTGCTGGTGTGGCTAATCAAAGAATTCAAAGAAAACTTGATTCTCCGCCACAGCTCTGCGGTTCATGCACCACCACTTAATCAGGCAAGTTGGGCGAGAGAAGAAAATTGCGTACGGGTGAAACAATTACTGCAATTCACGAAACGCAGTCAGCAGGCAGGCACCAGCAGTCCATTCGAGATGCCTCTTTCACCCACAAGCACGAATTGCCTGAAAAACTACACCAAAGAGTTCCGACTTTCGCAAAGCTCTCTGCTGCGGCAACTCTCTGTTGGCAAAACCGTACAATTTCTCCGACATCAACTTCTCGCACAATACGCAGCAGCATgacgacgtgtgtgtgtggtagtgtgcgtgatttgtttttgttttgccaccaTCGTTGCATTGCATGCGCGTTCCGCTCctaacccacacacacacacacactcgcatcAGTCTGTCAATTGCTTGACGACGCAGGCGAACACACAGCACGCTGGAGAGTGCGTTTAGGGCAGCAACATAGCAAAAACAGCTTGTTGCGTCCACAACTAGCGAGGAACGTGGGACAGGACATCGTCATCAAGGACATCGTTGTTTCGTACTTTCCGATACAGCTTAACGATATGCTCACCTTCCGTGACGGCTTGCAGCTCGAGAAACAGCCCCTGTAATGGGTAAAGGATATACGTGTAAGTAACAGTATCTTCCATAGGGACGGTGTTATGTGAATAAAAGCAgtttacttttaatttttccctCCTCTGTTCGATTTCAGCAGCAAACTCATCCTTATCAAGCAGAAAACGTTTCACCACATCCATCGCTACCGGGCAGTCCGTTTTGAGACACATTGCTGCCTTGCCGCCATGCCAGCTCAGGCTAACCGACGCATCCAAAGCGGACCACGTGGCGTGTGTATTGGTTTCCAAAGCATTGGAAAAGCTGACTGCCTTAGCTTTCGATTGTTCGTTCCGAATGCAGTACGTGATGATGCGCTCATCTTGCCTTTGGCAGCGAACTGGATGAGGATTGTTCTGAGCTATAACGTCGCTAGCAGCCGACTCCACACTCCCTTCAGTGGAGATTGATGACGATGGTGCTGTCTGTATGAAATGTCCTGCACACTCTTCCACTGGCTGTGCAGATGTTGGCATCGGAATCGTCAGCAGAAGC
It contains:
- the LOC118509070 gene encoding actin-binding protein IPP, producing MPPLNNCNGNNCGDIICSLSTQSPLSPGTDLSQAVGGVPGTAGSSGGKPRFSCPHYAQKMLLNLNALRLDSRFCDVEIKVGDATSVHAHRAVLSASSAYFEAMFRPELGLSEGKQKTVTLHSIRADILELLVEFIYTGQIEIEQSNVQELLAAADMLQVPEVVDGCCEYLCRELHSSNALGILRFAEAHNCRQLAEVAANFVHSNFPKVALEDELLDIPYTLLVKVIASEALRVDSEYQVFNAALRWIRHDVVPRRQYVFEILSHVRIALVPVGLIDQAIAECRDVSLKIALRSVRKDLTSRRGQLVPLRVCPRVCAKKSIYVIGGSRREQSAGWTPTDWIFESVIKYDIFRREWIESAPMEIGRILPGVAALGGKIYVIGGERGSQILANGEVYDTQNNNWEPMAPMNVPRCEFGLCTLGGTLYAMGGWIGEDIGGSIECYDPMKNAWRMVGDLPEPKFSMGVVSFEGLIYIVGGCNTHSRYLTDLISYNPVTNEWTKLACMQTARCQMGVAILDRHLYVVGGNSSQQEILRTVERYSFDEDKWSMVSPMTVRRSSPAVAAADGLLYVAGGDQPCEINFYRAQITIASFECYDPITDQWKVCPDLPTSRSEAGAVVV
- the LOC118509071 gene encoding nuclear distribution protein nudE homolog yields the protein MEDKLFTSVEEECLYWKERCLKVSQERDDAQREFDDFTTESRQLEAELEMTVEQQEKKIRDLNQLVNQLHGENESYKRKMQYTENETNKIDADFRQIAKENEKLKVYIRELEQKNDDLERANRVASESVAEFESMLNQAYEKNALLELEVDEKERMQIKLQRLMDEARDLKQELKVRTLKPDEHGEKLEEGELTEVNGDDRNKSLDPSNESTSTAAATAATTTFATAVTAGIGGVNSVCLDGGTAPEEASLTGSKLETLNNNLNTSKQRSSLVKLSASKLNDFGRETANEQDSTKTLDGIVADGVKAALLSPGSQLIIERNGNNAPPSTALIPGGGLGGLNAPMAPSDRVSTLNIVADLLRRLDNMEAKLKAWKIRKPTSRTGPGSAGAGTLGSNRSSLHTSHTISNLHHSSNHQNHQQQQQHHHHSNHHYQSQSQPHHHHTDSNLSLNSLGSGDGTLLLTSPANCCGTGSGSSSNVQLHSYQPSTITIGTQTSQHLPASALTSKTELLRTNK